TGCCCGTTGCCTTGAGCATCATGCGGCAAGTGCTGGCCGCCTTGGCCCGCGCCCACGAGATGGGCTTTGTGCATCGCGACATCAAACCGGAAAACATTCTGATTTCCCGCAAGGGCGAAGCGAAAGTGACGGACTTCGGCCTTTCCCGCTGCTTCGCCACCGATGAGCCGCTGAATATCACCCAATCCGGCGTGACCATGGGCACACCGTTGTACATGAGTCCCGAACAGGTCCAAGGACACGCCGTCGATCCACGAACCGATTTATATTCGTTCGGAGTCACCTGCTTCCATTTATTGTGTGGCGAACCACCGTTTCGGGGCAATACGCCATTCGAAGTCGCGCTCCAGCACGTCCAGGCGGAACCGCCGCAGCTGCGCGCCATCCGTCCCGACTTGCCCGACGAATTATGTCAACTCGTTCACAAACTGATGGCCAAGCGGAAGGAAGATCGCTTTGCCACCGCCAAGGAAGTGCTTCGGGATCTGGCCCGGATTCGCGAGCAATTGGGCATGTTGCCCGGCACGACGGCCCCGGTCATGCCGCTGACCAATCCTGCCAGCCAAACGCTGCAAACCACCAGCGACCCGAATCGGGCTGGCCTCCCCGCCGCCGGCAGCGAACCGCGATTGGGGACATTGACCGGCACAATCCCGTCGCAACCCTCTTCATCGCAGCGGCGAATCCGCATGCTCGTCGGTGCGGTGGCCCTGGTCGCCAGTGGTGCAATCGGATTCTGGTTGAATGAACAATCGCTGCGATCGAGTTCGCCAGTGGAAGTCAGCCGTGAAGATTCTGCGGGAACCGCCCTGCCCAGCCCCCCGGCCAGCGACCCGAGCGCGAGCTTGCCGAAACTCGCCTCACTCCGCGAACGTGCATTGCTGGCCGAGTTGAAATCTCCCAAGATCGACCCGGTTCGATTGACGCAGTTCACCGTCGAATTGGCGTTGATTTATGTGGAAGAACGGCGATTGGACGAAGCGGAGCAGTTGTTCCGCAGTCTGAGTCGCGGCGGAATCCTTCCGCGCAACCGACTTCCCGAAATCGGCGTCGCGATTGTCACCGCCTATCGAGACGATGTGGATCCGGAAGCCGCCGTGAAGTCGGCTGCCAAATTTCTCGAAGTGTTGGGCGAACGGGATGGCAAAGTTGCCGCCGTCACATTGCGAGGATACCCGCTATTGTCGCAGGCCATTGGCGTGGCGTTGCAGCGCAATGCCGAAAACCTGAAGGCACAAGGCAAGTCACTCGATCCGAAATTGGAACGATTCCGCAGCGGCCAGGGGATTTTCACCCCGAAAGCCTGATGATTACCCGCCCATCAGATACGCACGGGCTTCGATGAAGATGGTGGCACAGCGTTCCCGCCACGTCTCATCATTGAGTTGAGCGACGGAATTGGGACGGAAGATCAGTTCAATCAACAACTTACTATCGCCCCGCGCCTCCACGGAATGCAAGCGGAGTTCGAGTTCGATTGCGGTCGATTTTCGCCCCAATCCCAACCAAGACAATGCCGATCCGCGCGTGCGCCCCCGCTGCCCCATCCGCACTCGAATCAGTCCGGGCACGCTTTCCAACACCTCGCCGCCGGAATCGTGGACGAAGCCGCGCACCTTCACAATCGCAATCGATTGTGGCATCCACGCTTCCATGTGATAGGTGAGTACCGATGGATCGCGCGTCAACTCCGGCATCATCAGTTCGGGCTGCGTCACACGGCTTGGTTCTTCGTAGTACTCCTCTTGCGGCTCCATGTCCGAGAGCAGTGCCCCTTCGAACCACTCGGCCAACACACGTGCCGACTGCGGGCGATCTTCGCGATTTTTCGCCAAGCAGGTGAATACCACTTGCTCCACCAGCGGCGGAATGTAGATCCCCATATTCAATTCGCCGAACGATGGTGGAACTTCGGTGGCATGAGCCAGCAGCATATCCATGCTGGACGGGCCGAGAAACGGCAGTCGTCCGGTGAGCAGTTCGTACATAATCACGCCAACCGAGTAGATGTCGCCGCGATGGTCCATCTCTTCGCCGCGGACCTGCTCCGGGCAGATGTAGCCGGGCGTCCCGACGGCGAAATCGACGTTCGTGTCGGTGACTTTCTTCATTTCATCGCGTTCGACCATCTTCGCCAGACCGAAATCCATCACCTTGATGGTTTCGTTGGGCGTATCCGGTTCAATCACCATCAAGTTGGACGGTTTGAGATCGCGGTGGATCATGCCACTCTCGTGGGCGGCGTGCAAGACATCGCACAATTGTCCGATCAGCCGCCCGACGCGAGCGGGGTTAAATCGCGTATTTTTTTCGAGAAGTTTATCGAGGTTTTTGCCCCGAATATATTCCATGACCAAACATGGGCCAAGCGGATCCTCCAACGATGCGTCCAGGAATGACACGCAGTACGGGTGTCGGAACCCCTTCATGAGTTCGGATTCGCGGGCGAAGCGGTCCCGAAATTTTTGATCTTCAGCAATGTGTTCGTGCATCACTTTCACGACCACTTGCCGATTGTTGTCAAGCGAACGTGCCAGATACACCCGCCCCATGCCCCCTTCGCCGATTAAGCGGAGGACTTCGTAGCGGCCCATGAAAATTCGACCGATCATTTCGGGTATCCCGAGGTGGTGCTGGCCAATCGTAATCCCAAGTCATCGGCCTGACAGCAACATAGTACAGACTACTCGCGATGCCAAACGCATGCTAGGAATTCCCGACAACAGATACGTATTTCCTCGCTTTTCCCGGAAGAATGATTCGTTTGCGGTGACCGGCGATCCGTGTTAGGATGAGAATGTCATTTCTGGCGAGATTGAAGCATCCGTCTGAACTGCCCACATCAGACACCTTCAGGAGGAACTCGGAATGCTGCCGATCCGAAAGATTCTTTATCCGACTGATTTCTCGTCGTATTCGACGCAGGCTTACTTCCACGCGATTGCCCTTGCCGAAAACCATCACGCCAGTCTGACCATCTTGTATGTCTATCAGCCCGATATGCATCATGAACAATCCGGCGACCGTTCCTTTTGGCGTGGGCAATTGGAACAGATTCGCCCCATGAATCCCGAGATTGAAGTCCATCACGAACTGCTCGAAGGCCCCCCAGCGCAGGCCATCATTCGATACGCAACCGAACACCTGATGGATCTGATTGTCTTGGGAATTCATGGTCGCACGGCCACGACCGGCCAACTGATGGGGAGTGTTGCGGAGCAGGTGCTGCGCGATGCCCCCTGCTCCGTGCTAACCGTGAAACTGCCGCAACATGCCCCGCCGGTCACACCGATGTTCGGAACCCGCCGCAATAGTTATTGACCGGAGTGGGCTGCCGAGTCTGACTTCGCCTTTGGCATCGATTTGCCCAGTTGCATCATGCCGCGAATGATCTGCCACATCCCCGCCATTCGCACGGAAAGCCTGGAGCCGTGCGAACTTCGGAGCATCCCCACGAGCATCCGTTCCAAGGCCGGGACCGATTCGCCCTCGCCAATCTGATAGTGCGGGCGAAAGGTTCCCGGCTTATGCGACACGGCTTGCGGCACCGTCATCGCCAAAAGCCCCTCGGCCCCTTGAGTTGTCCCCCAGCCGGATTCGCGCCGACCGCCAAAGGGGGTGGCCGGGTGCGCTGCCGACACCAACGCATCGTTGACCACCACCATCCCGACCGGGAGTTGCTGTGCGATTGCTTCGGCACGCGTGGCATCGGCGGTGAAGATCGATGCGCCCAAAGCATACGCACACTGAGATTGTTGCTTCAGCAAATCCGCATCATCCTGACCCCGCAGTACGGCCACGATCGGGGCAAAGGTCGCCTCCCGACAGATGGCCATTTCCGGTCGCACATCGACCAGCACGGCGGGAGACATCGACCGATCGCCAGCAGTTCGCACCGGTTCGAGCAAACGTGCGCCCTGTGCAACGGCGTCATCGATCAGCCGTTGCGCCTGTTCGCGCTGACTGGCCATCGCGAGCGGCCAAGGTGCATGATCCGCAGCCAAGCTCCGGAGCGATTCCAAATACCGATCGATGACCGATTCCGCGACCAGTGCCCGCCGCACCGCAATGCACGTTTGGCCCTTGTTGATCGTGGTGCCGAACCAGGTCGCCTGTGCCGCCATTTCGACGTTGGCGTCATCCAACACGAAGAGGGAATCGCACCCGGAAAGTTCGAGAATCGAGGGAATCAGTCGTTGGGCCAATCGCGTCGCAATCTGCCGCCCCACCCCGACCGATCCGGTGAACACCAAAAAATCGATGTCGGCATCGAGAATCTTGGCACCGTTCTCGCGGATTGCGGGAACCATCTGGAACCGATTTGCCGGAACTCCCGCTGCCACAAGCATTTCGTGCAGCAACCTCGCACTGGTCCCTGCCAGTTCAGACGGCTTCCAAAGCACCGCATTCCCGGCAACAATCGCTTGGACAATCTGCACAGCGTTCAAGAACCAGGGGTAATTCCAAGTCCCAATCACTGCGACGATGCCGTGAGGGCGACGATGGATCGTGTCGCGCTCGCCCATCAGCCAGATCGGTCGATGGCGATCCGGCATGCGGCTTGGCTTGAGCAGTTTCTCGGCAGATTGCTCCAAGAATCGGCAGGCATCCGCGGTTGGCAACAAATCGCTG
This DNA window, taken from Tuwongella immobilis, encodes the following:
- a CDS encoding aldehyde dehydrogenase family protein codes for the protein MTSANTLDQPFYRETTLARESLAASARESVRDRLRWVRQFREQVAARYPEIIAAIQADLPRLPQELLASDLLPTADACRFLEQSAEKLLKPSRMPDRHRPIWLMGERDTIHRRPHGIVAVIGTWNYPWFLNAVQIVQAIVAGNAVLWKPSELAGTSARLLHEMLVAAGVPANRFQMVPAIRENGAKILDADIDFLVFTGSVGVGRQIATRLAQRLIPSILELSGCDSLFVLDDANVEMAAQATWFGTTINKGQTCIAVRRALVAESVIDRYLESLRSLAADHAPWPLAMASQREQAQRLIDDAVAQGARLLEPVRTAGDRSMSPAVLVDVRPEMAICREATFAPIVAVLRGQDDADLLKQQSQCAYALGASIFTADATRAEAIAQQLPVGMVVVNDALVSAAHPATPFGGRRESGWGTTQGAEGLLAMTVPQAVSHKPGTFRPHYQIGEGESVPALERMLVGMLRSSHGSRLSVRMAGMWQIIRGMMQLGKSMPKAKSDSAAHSGQ
- a CDS encoding protein kinase domain-containing protein, whose product is MDSNPKSAPGSTSANSTSGDRTPDLVNQTLGDFQLLRKLGQGGMGQVYLARQLTLKRQVAVKILRAELAQNVTALRRFQAEAEAVARIVHANIVQVYAIGEQNGLNYMALEFVDGRTLRDYLVRKGTLDLPVALSIMRQVLAALARAHEMGFVHRDIKPENILISRKGEAKVTDFGLSRCFATDEPLNITQSGVTMGTPLYMSPEQVQGHAVDPRTDLYSFGVTCFHLLCGEPPFRGNTPFEVALQHVQAEPPQLRAIRPDLPDELCQLVHKLMAKRKEDRFATAKEVLRDLARIREQLGMLPGTTAPVMPLTNPASQTLQTTSDPNRAGLPAAGSEPRLGTLTGTIPSQPSSSQRRIRMLVGAVALVASGAIGFWLNEQSLRSSSPVEVSREDSAGTALPSPPASDPSASLPKLASLRERALLAELKSPKIDPVRLTQFTVELALIYVEERRLDEAEQLFRSLSRGGILPRNRLPEIGVAIVTAYRDDVDPEAAVKSAAKFLEVLGERDGKVAAVTLRGYPLLSQAIGVALQRNAENLKAQGKSLDPKLERFRSGQGIFTPKA
- a CDS encoding serine/threonine protein kinase, whose protein sequence is MIGRIFMGRYEVLRLIGEGGMGRVYLARSLDNNRQVVVKVMHEHIAEDQKFRDRFARESELMKGFRHPYCVSFLDASLEDPLGPCLVMEYIRGKNLDKLLEKNTRFNPARVGRLIGQLCDVLHAAHESGMIHRDLKPSNLMVIEPDTPNETIKVMDFGLAKMVERDEMKKVTDTNVDFAVGTPGYICPEQVRGEEMDHRGDIYSVGVIMYELLTGRLPFLGPSSMDMLLAHATEVPPSFGELNMGIYIPPLVEQVVFTCLAKNREDRPQSARVLAEWFEGALLSDMEPQEEYYEEPSRVTQPELMMPELTRDPSVLTYHMEAWMPQSIAIVKVRGFVHDSGGEVLESVPGLIRVRMGQRGRTRGSALSWLGLGRKSTAIELELRLHSVEARGDSKLLIELIFRPNSVAQLNDETWRERCATIFIEARAYLMGG
- a CDS encoding universal stress protein; its protein translation is MLPIRKILYPTDFSSYSTQAYFHAIALAENHHASLTILYVYQPDMHHEQSGDRSFWRGQLEQIRPMNPEIEVHHELLEGPPAQAIIRYATEHLMDLIVLGIHGRTATTGQLMGSVAEQVLRDAPCSVLTVKLPQHAPPVTPMFGTRRNSY